TAGCTCTTGTCGTCGCGGTACTTGACGTTGAACCGGGGGTCGTACTCCTTGATCCAGGAGTACTCCAGCTGCAGCGCCTCGACCTCCGTGGACACCACCGTCCACTCCACCGACGCGGCCGTGGTGACCATCGTGCGCGTGCGCGGGTGGAGTCCTGCCAGGTCCTGGAAGTAGTTCGCCAGGCGCTGGCGCAGGCTCTTCGCCTTTCCGACGTAGATCACCCGGCGGTGCTCGTCGCGGAACCTGTACACCCCGGGAGAGTCCGGGATCTGTCCCGGCTTGGGGCGGTAACTGGAGGGGTCGGCCATGTCTCACACCCTACTGGCGCGCAGTGACAGTCAGGCGGGCCTGTGGACAACACCGGACGGCGGGGCCGAGGCGGCAGCGGCCGGATCCGCGCCGCCCGGGCGAGGCCCGGACACCTGCCAGACGCACGTGTCACTCGGGCATCAGGTGTTGTCGGGGCTTGGTCAACACGCTTCAATGCGGGGGAACTCGGGGCCCTGAAGGACGCCCTACGGATGTGAAGGAGCCCCTGCGTCACCGGGGACGCCCCGACCGCCCACGCGAACGGTCCGACCAGCCGTCGCGAGCATTCACAGAGAGGCCCCTGCATGCCGCACGCCACACAGCACGCGGACGTCGCCGACGACGTCGTCGCCGCGGAACTGGACACGGTCCTGCGGGGCGGCCCGTTCCATGTCGCGCTGCGTGCCGCGATCGCCGCCCGGGGACTGCCCTTGCAGCGAGTCCAGCACCACCTGTCACGCCACGGGGTGAAGGTCGGCGTCACGAGCCTGAGTTACTGGCAGCAGGGCGCCCGGCGCCCGCAGCGCCCCGAGTCGCTGCGGGCCGTCCGCGCGCTGGAGGAGATCCTGCATCTGCCGGAGGAGTCCCTGATCCGGCTGCTCGCGAACGCCGACGACAGCGACGGCCCCGCCGGTATCGGCCAGGGACGGCCCGCGGGCCGTTCGTACCGCTCCCTCCTGGCGGCCTCCGACATCCTCGAACAGCTGCTCGCCGAACTGGAGTGTCCTCCCGACGACGGGCTGCACACCCTGGGTCACCACGAGCGGGTGTGCATCGGGGCGCGCCGGGAACTCCTGGGGCGCGAGTCGCAGCACATCGTGCGCGCCCACCGCGACGGCGTCGACCGCTTCGTGGCCGTCCACCACGGCGACCCCGGGTGCGCGCCGGAGCGGATGACCCTCCAGGCCCTGGAGAACTGCCGCGCGGGCCGCATCCGCCGCCACCACGACACCGGCGTCCTGGTGGCCGAGCTCCTCTTCGACACCCGGCTGCGGGCCGGCGACACGTTCCTGTTCCGGTACGCCGTCGAGGACGGCACCGCCGAGGCGTCCCGCGAGTACGTCCGCGGCTTCGGCGCGGCGGGCGGCCAGTACGCCCTGCAGATCCGCTTCGACGAGAACGCGCTGCCCGTGCGCTGCCACCGGTTCACCCAGCACTCCCCGGCGGCCCCGCGCGGCGGCCGCCAGGAGTTGCCGCTCAGCGACCGCCACCGCTCGGTCCACCTCGTCGAGCCACGGGTCCGGTCGGGCATGGTGGGCATCGGATGGGACTGGGAGTGACAGAGAGCGGCAGGGAGTGACGGCGGGCGGAGGGGCAGGGCGGGGCGAGCGGACCGGACGGACCGGACGGACCGGACGGACACGCAAACGGTCCGTTCAAAGGCGATGGCTGCCCGTTTGAGGGCGAGAGCCGACCGAAACAGCCCGCACAGCCGGAACGACGTGAGCCGGCCCCCGACTCCCAGCAGAGTAGGCAGCGAGGCAGAGTAGGCGGATCCATCAGCACGGCCTGATCAGCCCCGGTCAGACCTGATCAGACCCGCCTGAACCATCCGCACCACCTGCACTGCCCGAACTGTTCGAGCTGTTCGAGCTGTCCGAGAGAGGAACCGACTCGTGATCGTCGTCGCCGGTGAGGCCCTGATCGACCTGGTACCGCAGGGCGCAGGCGCCCTCGCCGCTCTCCGGCCGGCGCTCGGCGGCGGGCCCTACAACACGGCCGTCGCCCTCAGTCGCCTCGGCACCGCCACGGCCTTCTGCTCCCGCACCTCATATGACGCCTTCGGCGAGGCGCTGCTGGACAGACTGCGGGAATCGGGCGTGGACGTCTCCGCGGTGCAGCGCGGCCCGGAGCCGACCACCCTCGCGGTCGCCACCCTCGACGCCCAGGGCTCGGCCGCCTACTCCTTCTACGTCGACGGCACCGCCGACCGGCTGTTCGCCGCCCCCTCCGCGCTGCCCCCGAAGACGCGCGCGGTGTCCTTCGGCACCTGCTCGCTGGTCCTGGAGCCCGGTGCGAGCGCGTACGAGGAGCTGCTGCGGACCGCGGCGGCGCAGGGCCTGTTCACCGCGCTCGACCCGAACATCCGGCCCGGGCTGATCCCCGACGCCGAGGCCTACCGGGCCCGTTTCAAGAGCTGGCTGCCCTCGGTGACCCTGCTCAAGCTCTCCGAGGAGGACGCCCGGTGGCTGGGCGGCACCCCGCACGAGTGGCTGTCCGCCGGTCCCTCGGCCGTCGTGATCACGCAGGGCGGCGACGGACTGACGGCCTTCACCCGGGACGGCGCCGTGCATCCGGTGCCGGGCGAGAAGGTCGACGTCGTGGACACGATCGGCGCCGGGGACACCGTGAACGCGGCCCTGCTGCACGGCCTCGCGGTGCGGGACGCCCTGTCGCCGACGGCGCTCGCGAGCCTGGACGCCGACGGCTGGCGGCAACTCCTGCGGTACGCGGCGCGCGCCGCGGCGATCACCTGCTCCCGGGCGGGCGCGGAACCGCCGTACGGCTATGAACTCGGCGTCTTCTAGCGGCTGTTGAGGCACCAGGGGGCGCGTGGGGGATGCCCCGGTCAGCCGCTCACCGCGCGCAGTGCCCCCGGTGTGCGCCCGTTGAGGTGGTCCAGCGCCAGGGCGGTGGCCTCGTCGGCGGGGAGGTGGACCAGGAGGCGCTGCCCCTCCTCCGGAAGGGACAGCGTCTCGTACGACAGGCGCAGCCGGCCCGCCTCCGGATGGTCGACGGTGTCGGTGCCCCACCGGGCCGGCAAGGTCGGCGGCGCGGCCAGCCGCTCGGTGAACGGCGCGCCCGCGGTGACCGTCAGCTCGTCGGCCAGCGCGGCGATGTTCGGGTCGTGCAGGGAGGCCTCGTGTCTCAGGTGGGCGATCTGCTCGTCGGCTAGGCGGTCCCAGCCGGGGTACACGGACCGGGCCCGCTCGTCGGTGAACAGATACCTGATGACATTGGGCGTACGGCCGTCGAGCAGGCCGAGCGGGCGGGCGAGCCGCTCATAGCCCGTCGTGTACGCCACGATGTCGCCGACCCAGTTGAGTAGAACCGCCGGGGTCGGCTCCAGGCGGTCGAGCAGGGCTCGCACGGTGGGACGCACCGTCCGGGCCGGCGGGGCGGCCGAGGTGCACAGCACCCTGTCGACGCCGCCCTCCTTGGCGAGGCGGCGCAGCAGGATCCGGTCGGGCACGCGCAGGCGCAGCGCGTCGCCGAGGGCGCCGAGCACCTGGGGCGAGGGGTTGCGGTCACGGCCCTGTTCCAGACGGGTGAGGTACTCGACGCTGACGCCGGCGAGCGTGGCCAGCTCGGCGCGGCGCAGTCCGGGGGTGCGACGCCGGGGGGCCGTGGGCAGCCCCACTTCAGCCGGGGTGACGGCTTCGCGGCGCGTGCGCAGGAAGGCGCCCAGCTCGTTGTCCCTCATGCGTCGAACGTACAACGGGCGGGGTGCCCGGAGGGTGGCCCTCTCACTACCACCCTTGGCGCGGTCTCCCTCCCGTCCGCCGGTGCGCGGAGGGTGGGGACATGACTCGGGACATGACTCAGGACAACGCATCGCACACGCTGACCGTCACCGCCCTGCCGCTGTCTTCCGGCGACTGGGAGTTCGACCCGCTGCACTCGGCGGTCAACTTCGCCGTCCGCCACCTCGGGATCGCCAAGGTGCGCGGCCGTTTCACGGAGGTGAAGGCCGAGCTGTACGTCGGCGGGACGGCCGACGACGTGCGGGTGAGCGCCGAGATCGCCCTGGCCTCCATCGACACGGGCAACGCCGACCGGGACGCGCACACCCGCGCGGCCGACCTGCTGGACGTGGAGAAGCGACCGACGATGGCCTTCCGCTCGACGCGCGTCTTCGGGGCGGGCGAGGACTGGACGATGGAAGGGGACCTGACCATCGGGGACGTGACCCGTCCGGTGGCGCTCGCCGTCGACTTCGGCGGGGTGGTGGACTCCCCTGTGGATCAGAGGAAGCGCGCCGGTTTCGAGGCGACGGGTGAGATCCGGCGCAGCGACTTCGGGCTGGACTTCGGCGCCGGTTTCCTGGGTGATGTTGTCAAGGTTCAGCTGGACATGCAGTTCGTCGAACCGCAGGGCCAGGGCGGCTGAGAGGACAACGGACGGCGCCCCGCGGGGAGTTCCCACGGGGCGCCGAACTTTCGTATCTTTCGTCAGGCCTTGCGGCCGATGTCCTCGTCAGGCCTTGCGGGCCCGCGTCGTCTTCTTCGCGGGCGTCGCCTTGGTCGCCGCTGCGGCGGCCTTCTTGACGGCCGTGTCGTTGACGGACGTCCTGGCGGTCGCCGACTTGGCGGTCGCCGTCTTCCGCGCCGTCGACCTGGCCGCGACCGTCTTCTTCGCCGCCGCCTTGCGCGGGGCCTTCACCTGCGCCGCGTCGCTGATCCGGTCGGCCGCGAGGACCTCCCGCAGGAACTTGCCGGTGTGGCTGGCGGGCACCCCGGCGACCTGCTCCGGCGTGCCCTCGGCGATGACGAGGCCGCCGCCCGCGCCGCCCTCGGGGCCCATGTCGACGACCCAGTCGGCGGTCTTGATCACGTCGAGGTTGTGCTCGATGACGATGACCGTGTTGCCCTTGTCGACCAGCCCGGAGAGGACCGTCAGCAGCTTGCTGATGTCCTCGAAGTGCAGACCGGTGGTCGGCTCGTCCAGGACGTAGACCGTGCGTCCGGTGGAGCGGCGCTGCAGCTCGCTGGCGAGCTTCACGCGCTGGGCCTCACCGCCGGACAGGGTGGTCGCGGACTGGCCGAGCCGGACATAGCCGAGGCCGACGTCCTTCAGCGTGTTCAGGTGACGGGCG
This window of the Streptomyces sp. NBC_01275 genome carries:
- a CDS encoding carbohydrate kinase — translated: MIVVAGEALIDLVPQGAGALAALRPALGGGPYNTAVALSRLGTATAFCSRTSYDAFGEALLDRLRESGVDVSAVQRGPEPTTLAVATLDAQGSAAYSFYVDGTADRLFAAPSALPPKTRAVSFGTCSLVLEPGASAYEELLRTAAAQGLFTALDPNIRPGLIPDAEAYRARFKSWLPSVTLLKLSEEDARWLGGTPHEWLSAGPSAVVITQGGDGLTAFTRDGAVHPVPGEKVDVVDTIGAGDTVNAALLHGLAVRDALSPTALASLDADGWRQLLRYAARAAAITCSRAGAEPPYGYELGVF
- a CDS encoding helix-turn-helix domain-containing protein, translated to MRDNELGAFLRTRREAVTPAEVGLPTAPRRRTPGLRRAELATLAGVSVEYLTRLEQGRDRNPSPQVLGALGDALRLRVPDRILLRRLAKEGGVDRVLCTSAAPPARTVRPTVRALLDRLEPTPAVLLNWVGDIVAYTTGYERLARPLGLLDGRTPNVIRYLFTDERARSVYPGWDRLADEQIAHLRHEASLHDPNIAALADELTVTAGAPFTERLAAPPTLPARWGTDTVDHPEAGRLRLSYETLSLPEEGQRLLVHLPADEATALALDHLNGRTPGALRAVSG
- a CDS encoding YceI family protein, encoding MTQDNASHTLTVTALPLSSGDWEFDPLHSAVNFAVRHLGIAKVRGRFTEVKAELYVGGTADDVRVSAEIALASIDTGNADRDAHTRAADLLDVEKRPTMAFRSTRVFGAGEDWTMEGDLTIGDVTRPVALAVDFGGVVDSPVDQRKRAGFEATGEIRRSDFGLDFGAGFLGDVVKVQLDMQFVEPQGQGG